One window of the Cryptomeria japonica chromosome 7, Sugi_1.0, whole genome shotgun sequence genome contains the following:
- the LOC131074283 gene encoding protein LURP-one-related 15 — protein sequence MEYPIQQPQAVCVVAQYFCAPYPVELTVKRKLLTLTGGDFTVSDSNGNVVFKVAGKVLSLHDRRVLQDAAGNPLLTMKEKALTMHRRWEAFRGENSDQQSFIFSAKKSSLFQLKTALDVFRAGNKDEKLCDFHVKGSYFDRSCTVYQGNRIVAEMKRKYTVANVLIGKDTFSVIVQPGVDYAFISALIVILDEINKEGTSED from the exons ATGGAATACCCGATTCAACAGCCCCAGGCAGTCTGCGTTGTGGCTCAATACTTCTGCGCCCCCTACCCTGTCGAACTCACTGTAAAGAGGAAACTCCTCACTCTTACCGGAGGAGACTTTACCGTCTCCGATTCCAACGGTAATGTCGTCTTCAAAGTCGCCGGAAAGGTACTCAGCCTCCATGACCGCCGCGTTCTGCAGGACGCCGCTGGAAATCCCCTGCTCACCATGAAAGAAAAG GCGTTAACGATGCACAGGCGATGGGAAGCATTCAGGGGCGAAAACTCCGATCAGCAGAGTTTTATCTTCTCTGCGAAGAAATCGTCGCTGTTTCAGCTGAAGACGGCTCTTGATGTGTTCAGGGCCGGTAATAAGGACGAAAAACTGTGTGATTTTCATGTAAAGGGCAGCTATTTCGACCGATCTTGCACGGTTTATCAAGGCAACAGGATCGTCGCAGAG ATGAAGAGGAAATACACAGTGGCAAACGTGTTAATTGGGAAGGACACGTTTTCGGTGATCGTGCAGCCTGGTGTGGATTACGCCTTCATTTCTGCTCTCATTGTTATTCTGGACGAGATCAACAAAGAAGGTACCTCTGAAGACTAG